In one Candidatus Cloacimonadota bacterium genomic region, the following are encoded:
- the meaB gene encoding methylmalonyl Co-A mutase-associated GTPase MeaB has translation MNIEHQIDLLLKGNFRAAAKLITNIENQEQVQEILSKIYPHKKESYVIGITGAPGVGKSTITDRLIEKFRHDGKKVGVVAIDPTSPFSGGAILGDRIRLQKHATDKNVFIRSMGSRGHLGGLAPATNNVVTILSVLGCDYIIIETVGVGQSEVEIVKYADTVLLVLTPGSGDSVQVMKAGIMEIGDIFVINKCDRQGSNKIESELRMLQQIGDNKTSEKPIVKIVAPKNIGIEELYHAILDHQEIQKKNRSLTIRRRERIKNEIMNNLHQSILSHIQNNIVTDNEIELLINNVFDNKLDPLTISLSLIEKSKNNDPVE, from the coding sequence ATGAACATCGAACACCAGATTGATCTTTTGCTGAAAGGGAATTTCCGAGCCGCAGCGAAACTAATAACCAATATAGAAAACCAGGAACAAGTACAGGAGATTCTGTCAAAGATATATCCTCATAAAAAAGAAAGTTATGTCATTGGTATTACAGGTGCACCCGGTGTTGGGAAAAGCACGATTACAGACCGGCTTATTGAGAAATTCAGACATGATGGAAAAAAAGTTGGTGTTGTCGCCATTGATCCAACAAGCCCGTTCTCCGGAGGTGCAATTCTTGGCGACAGGATTAGATTACAAAAGCACGCAACTGATAAAAATGTTTTTATACGCAGTATGGGATCTCGAGGTCATCTGGGAGGACTGGCTCCTGCAACCAATAATGTTGTGACAATACTATCTGTTCTTGGATGTGATTATATTATTATTGAAACTGTAGGAGTGGGACAATCCGAAGTTGAGATAGTAAAATATGCAGATACGGTATTACTGGTTCTAACACCCGGTTCTGGGGATAGCGTACAAGTCATGAAAGCTGGGATTATGGAGATCGGCGACATATTCGTAATTAATAAGTGCGACAGACAGGGAAGTAATAAGATCGAATCGGAGTTACGAATGCTCCAACAGATCGGAGATAATAAAACTTCAGAAAAGCCCATTGTAAAAATCGTCGCCCCTAAAAATATTGGCATTGAGGAATTGTATCACGCTATTCTCGATCATCAAGAAATCCAGAAGAAAAATCGTTCGCTGACCATCCGGCGTCGTGAACGTATCAAGAATGAGATCATGAATAATCTTCATCAATCAATCCTTTCTCACATACAAAATAATATTGTTACAGATAATGAAATTGAACTACTCATCAACAATGTGTTTGACAATAAATTAGAT
- a CDS encoding DUF4911 domain-containing protein, giving the protein MYFEITSRTPLDGHSEEMILKIDKNNLQLLGYILETVEGMCHYTTIDKDENLLKIVYTLDFKNDIDNILISFQEYQE; this is encoded by the coding sequence ATGTATTTTGAAATAACGTCCAGAACACCACTTGATGGACATTCTGAAGAGATGATCTTAAAAATCGATAAAAACAATCTTCAATTACTCGGATATATTCTGGAAACAGTTGAAGGCATGTGTCATTATACTACCATCGATAAGGATGAGAACTTACTCAAAATCGTATACACACTTGACTTCAAAAACGATATAGACAATATTCTCATCTCATTTCAAGAGTATCAGGAATAG